A genomic window from Hirundo rustica isolate bHirRus1 chromosome 14, bHirRus1.pri.v3, whole genome shotgun sequence includes:
- the ERGIC1 gene encoding endoplasmic reticulum-Golgi intermediate compartment protein 1, with amino-acid sequence MPFDFRRFDIYRKVPKDLTQPTYTGAIISVCCCLFILFLFLSELTGFIATEIVNELYVDDPDKDSGGKIEVNLNISLPNLHCELVGLDIQDEMGRHEVGHIDNSMKIPLNNGDGCRFEGHFSINKVPGNFHVSTHSATAQPQNPDMTHVIHKLSFGDKLQVHNVHGAFNALEGADKLSSNPLASHDYILKIVPTVYEDMSGKQRYSYQYTVANKEYVAYSHTGRIIPAIWFRYDLSPITVKYTERRQPLYRFITSICAIIGGTFTVAGILDSCIFTASEAWKKIQLGKMQ; translated from the exons gTTTGACATCTACAGGAAGGTGCCAAAAGACCTTACGCAGCCAACCTACACGGGGGCCATTA TCTCTGTCTGCTGCTGTCTCTTCATATTGTTTCTCTTCCTGTCTGAGCTCACCGGATTCATAGCCACTGAAAT AGTGAACGAGCTCTACGTGGATGATCCAGACAAAGACAGCGGAGGGAAAATAGAAGTGAACCTGAACATCAGTTTGCCAAACCTGCACTGTGAAT TGGTTGGACTGGACATCCAGGATGAAATGGGAAGGCACGAAGTGGGTCACATTGACAACTCGATGAAGATCCCTCTCAATAACGGGGATGGCTGCAGGTTTGAGGGCCATTTCAGCATCAACAAG GTCCCTGGCAACTTCCACGTGTCGACGCACAGCGCGACGGCGCAGCCCCAGAACCCCGACATGACTCACGTCATCCACAAGCTCTCATTTGGGGACAAGTTACAG GTCCATAACGTTCACGGAGCCTTCAATGCCTTGGAGGGAGCAGACAAGCTCAGCTCAAACC CCCTTGCCTCCCACGACTACATCCTGAAGATCGTGCCCACGGTGTACGAGGACATGAGCGGCAAGCAGCGCTACTCCTACCAGTACACGGTGGCAAATAAG gaataCGTCGCCTACAGCCACACGGGCCGCATCATCCCGGCCATCTGGTTCCGGTACGACCTGAGCCCCATCACAGTGAAATACACAGAGAGGAGACAGCCCCTGTACAGGTTTATCACATCG ATATGTGCCATCATTGGAGGAACATTTACTGTAGCTGGGATCCTCGACTCCTGCATTTTCACAGCATCAGAGGCCTGGAAGAAGATCCAGCTGGGCAAAATGCAGTAG